One candidate division WOR-3 bacterium DNA window includes the following coding sequences:
- a CDS encoding FAD-dependent oxidoreductase — translation MEIGQKGRNTEEQKGIERVGAALVVGAGIAGIQSALELADSGFKVYLIDRAPAIGGVMAMLDKTFPTNDCSMCILAPKLVGTGRHPNIEILTGCEITDLEGEPGSFTVRLKQQPRFVNLEKCTGCMECVKVCPVRVPDQYNQGLSARGAVYKLFAQAIPNAVAIEKNTNRAPCRLACPAGVNAQGYVALTRARKFREAYLLVRERLPFVGICGRVCHHPCEEACNRKEVDEAVAIRAIKRFLYDWVEKSELVPYQRTGERESKGTEGQKVAVVGAGPAGLTCALDLVLKGYQVTVFEKSDKPGGMMRWGIPAYRLPREVLDKEIQLILDAGVELKLNSPVNSTAELEQLLNDGYQAVFVALGCHKSRTLTIPGMDLKPVLPAIEFLRAVNRMAEETEKSGSSAVPVGRRVVVIGGGNVAVDCAMCAKRLGAEEVVMVCLEKREEMPAHPWEIEEALADGIKLMPGWGPKAIRGENGVVSGLEIVECVRVFDDEHRFNPEFNQDNTGFVPADTVIVAIGQAVAAEGFDKIERGPGGIWKVDPVSLAVQGLRGVFAGGDMVSGPASVIEAVQAGHEAAISIDRYLKGESLTEGRAEPKLEPAKLEESAAARWGLIEKAPRKNEPKADGAKKQQGNGNNPWYEINLGFDEEAAVQEAERCLDCGVCCDCLQCVAACEAKALEHQDREREIELKVGAVVLAGGFKEHKPVKEWEYGYRRYPNVVTSLEFERILSATGPYEGQVLRPGDKSHPHKIAWIQCVGSRNEEHYYCSSVCCMFATKEAVIAKEHCGGNLDCHIYYMDMRCFGKGFERYYERAEKEYGVVYRRSRVARIEQAPNGQDLVISFEDENGVLQQEVYNMVVLSSGLVADPATVEMYQRLGVKTDEQGFVKTDPDYPVVTSRPGIYACGVCVEPKDIPETVTEATGCAGAVEALLAPARGSLVTRKEYPPERDVSLEEPRVGVFVCNCGINIGGVVRVPEVVEYARSLPGVVYAEENLFTCSQDTQERIRKAIVENKLNRVVVASCTPRTHEPLFQETLREAGLNPNLFTMANIRDQCSWVHMQIPEKATEKSKELVRMAVANARRLKPLRAGKQAIVQKALVIGGGLAGMTSALAIAEQGFEVYLVEKENYLGGTVRRLRFDEQGRETSELISRIERRLRENPKIEVLTGAEIEGVSGYLGNYRTRIKTESGERELVHGVFVVACGALEYKPQEYFYGRSEQVLTQLELEDAIETGKVGKEQGQVIAMIQCVGSRDKEHPWCSRVCCTEAIKNALQLKRMNPSNQVYIFYRDIRTYGFRERLYREAREAGVMFIRFDPNDENRALLVEPKDGKFHIAAFDPVLQARVGVMADLLVLSTGVVPAPDNQKLAQLLKVPLNEDGFFLEAHMKLRPVDFNTAGIFMAGMCHAPRFMSETIAQALAAAARACAVISQSEITTQAVVARVRERWCVGCGVCERICQYEAVRVNPVTKKSEVTPVLCQGCGACAAACPSNAIELQGFESRQLLSMVEEAL, via the coding sequence ATGGAGATAGGGCAGAAGGGCAGAAATACCGAAGAGCAGAAGGGTATTGAGCGGGTTGGTGCGGCACTGGTGGTTGGTGCCGGAATTGCCGGGATTCAGTCGGCGCTGGAGTTGGCAGATTCCGGGTTTAAGGTTTACCTGATTGACCGGGCGCCGGCAATCGGTGGTGTGATGGCTATGCTCGATAAGACCTTCCCGACAAACGACTGCTCGATGTGTATCCTTGCACCGAAGCTGGTGGGCACCGGAAGACATCCGAACATTGAGATTTTAACCGGTTGTGAGATAACCGATTTGGAGGGTGAGCCGGGCTCATTTACGGTGCGGCTGAAACAGCAGCCCCGGTTTGTCAATCTTGAAAAGTGCACCGGTTGTATGGAGTGCGTTAAGGTTTGTCCGGTGCGGGTGCCGGACCAATACAATCAGGGGTTATCGGCACGGGGTGCGGTTTACAAACTTTTTGCCCAGGCGATTCCCAACGCGGTGGCGATTGAGAAAAACACCAACCGGGCGCCGTGCCGGCTTGCCTGTCCGGCAGGAGTGAACGCTCAGGGCTATGTGGCGTTGACCAGGGCGCGAAAATTCCGCGAAGCTTATCTTCTGGTGCGGGAACGGCTGCCGTTTGTTGGTATTTGCGGCCGGGTGTGTCATCATCCCTGCGAAGAGGCGTGCAACCGCAAGGAAGTTGATGAAGCGGTTGCAATCAGGGCGATAAAACGGTTTTTGTATGACTGGGTTGAGAAGAGTGAACTGGTACCGTATCAGAGAACCGGGGAACGAGAGTCAAAGGGAACGGAAGGGCAGAAGGTGGCGGTTGTTGGTGCCGGACCGGCAGGGTTGACCTGCGCCCTGGACCTTGTTTTGAAGGGCTATCAGGTAACGGTTTTTGAAAAGAGCGATAAGCCTGGTGGAATGATGCGCTGGGGGATTCCCGCATACCGGTTACCAAGAGAGGTGTTGGACAAAGAGATTCAACTGATTCTTGATGCGGGCGTGGAGTTAAAGTTAAACAGTCCGGTCAATTCAACCGCCGAGCTGGAGCAGTTGCTTAACGATGGTTATCAAGCGGTGTTTGTGGCACTCGGCTGTCATAAGAGCCGGACGCTGACGATACCAGGAATGGACTTAAAACCCGTTTTGCCGGCGATCGAGTTTCTGCGCGCGGTAAACAGGATGGCAGAAGAAACGGAGAAGAGCGGCTCCAGTGCGGTGCCGGTCGGGCGGCGCGTTGTGGTTATTGGCGGCGGCAATGTGGCGGTGGACTGTGCGATGTGTGCGAAGCGGCTGGGTGCTGAAGAAGTGGTGATGGTGTGTCTGGAAAAGCGGGAGGAGATGCCCGCACATCCCTGGGAGATTGAAGAGGCGCTGGCAGATGGTATCAAGTTGATGCCGGGCTGGGGACCAAAGGCGATTCGCGGTGAGAACGGTGTTGTGAGTGGTCTGGAGATTGTGGAATGCGTGCGGGTGTTTGACGATGAGCACCGGTTTAATCCCGAATTTAACCAGGACAACACCGGGTTTGTGCCGGCTGATACGGTGATTGTGGCGATTGGCCAGGCGGTGGCAGCAGAGGGGTTCGATAAAATTGAGCGGGGTCCAGGTGGTATTTGGAAGGTTGACCCGGTTTCGCTTGCGGTTCAGGGATTGCGGGGTGTTTTTGCGGGTGGCGATATGGTTTCGGGGCCGGCATCGGTGATTGAAGCGGTTCAGGCCGGGCACGAAGCGGCAATTTCTATCGATCGGTATCTTAAAGGTGAGAGTTTAACCGAGGGGCGGGCAGAACCGAAGTTAGAGCCGGCGAAACTGGAGGAGTCGGCAGCGGCGCGCTGGGGGCTAATTGAGAAAGCACCGCGCAAGAACGAGCCGAAGGCAGATGGAGCAAAGAAGCAGCAGGGCAATGGCAACAATCCGTGGTATGAGATCAATCTTGGTTTTGACGAGGAGGCCGCGGTGCAGGAGGCGGAAAGGTGTCTTGATTGTGGGGTGTGTTGCGACTGTTTGCAGTGCGTGGCGGCGTGCGAAGCCAAGGCGCTGGAACATCAAGACAGGGAAAGGGAGATTGAGTTAAAGGTGGGGGCGGTAGTTCTTGCTGGTGGGTTCAAGGAGCACAAGCCGGTTAAAGAGTGGGAGTACGGCTATCGACGGTATCCCAATGTTGTGACCAGTCTGGAGTTTGAGCGGATTCTTTCCGCAACCGGTCCCTATGAAGGACAGGTGTTGCGGCCCGGCGACAAGAGCCATCCCCATAAAATCGCCTGGATACAGTGCGTTGGTTCCCGAAATGAGGAACATTACTACTGCTCTTCGGTGTGCTGTATGTTTGCGACGAAAGAGGCGGTGATTGCGAAGGAGCATTGCGGCGGTAATCTGGACTGCCACATCTATTATATGGACATGCGCTGTTTCGGAAAGGGTTTTGAACGGTACTATGAACGGGCGGAAAAGGAGTACGGAGTTGTTTATCGCCGGTCAAGGGTCGCACGGATTGAGCAAGCGCCTAACGGGCAGGATTTGGTCATCTCTTTTGAAGATGAAAACGGCGTTCTTCAGCAAGAGGTCTACAATATGGTGGTTCTGTCAAGTGGGCTTGTTGCCGACCCGGCGACAGTTGAGATGTATCAGCGTCTCGGGGTGAAAACCGATGAGCAGGGTTTTGTTAAAACTGACCCAGACTATCCCGTGGTGACATCGCGCCCCGGAATTTATGCCTGCGGTGTTTGTGTTGAGCCCAAGGACATTCCGGAAACGGTTACCGAGGCAACCGGCTGTGCGGGCGCAGTTGAGGCGCTACTTGCCCCTGCCCGGGGAAGTCTCGTGACCAGAAAAGAGTATCCGCCGGAGCGGGATGTTTCCCTTGAAGAACCCAGGGTTGGTGTGTTTGTGTGTAACTGCGGGATTAACATCGGTGGGGTTGTGAGGGTGCCGGAGGTTGTGGAGTATGCCCGTTCCTTGCCCGGGGTGGTTTACGCCGAGGAGAATTTATTCACCTGTTCCCAGGACACCCAGGAACGGATTCGCAAGGCGATTGTCGAGAACAAATTGAACCGGGTGGTGGTGGCGTCGTGCACACCGCGCACGCACGAACCGCTCTTCCAGGAGACATTACGCGAGGCGGGTTTGAACCCCAATCTGTTTACAATGGCAAACATCCGGGACCAGTGCTCATGGGTCCATATGCAAATTCCCGAAAAGGCGACTGAGAAGTCCAAAGAACTGGTGCGGATGGCGGTGGCAAATGCCCGACGATTGAAACCGTTGCGGGCAGGAAAACAGGCAATTGTCCAGAAGGCGCTGGTGATTGGCGGCGGACTCGCCGGCATGACTTCAGCACTGGCGATTGCCGAACAGGGGTTTGAGGTCTATCTTGTGGAGAAGGAAAATTACCTGGGGGGAACCGTCCGAAGGTTGAGGTTTGATGAACAGGGGCGGGAAACATCAGAACTGATTTCGCGTATCGAACGCCGCTTGCGCGAGAATCCGAAGATTGAGGTGTTGACCGGAGCAGAGATTGAAGGTGTTTCCGGTTATCTGGGGAACTACCGGACCAGGATAAAGACCGAATCCGGTGAGCGGGAACTGGTGCACGGCGTTTTTGTGGTGGCGTGCGGTGCCTTAGAGTACAAGCCACAGGAGTACTTCTACGGCAGGAGTGAGCAGGTGCTGACGCAACTCGAACTGGAGGATGCAATCGAGACCGGCAAGGTTGGCAAAGAACAAGGGCAGGTGATTGCGATGATTCAGTGTGTCGGTTCCAGAGACAAGGAGCATCCCTGGTGTTCGCGCGTTTGTTGTACTGAGGCAATTAAAAACGCACTGCAACTCAAGCGGATGAACCCGAGCAACCAGGTTTACATCTTCTATCGGGACATCAGAACCTACGGGTTCCGGGAAAGGCTTTACCGGGAGGCACGGGAGGCAGGGGTAATGTTTATCCGGTTTGACCCGAACGATGAGAACCGGGCGCTCTTGGTTGAGCCGAAGGATGGCAAATTTCACATTGCGGCATTTGACCCGGTGTTGCAGGCACGGGTGGGCGTGATGGCAGATTTGCTGGTACTTTCCACCGGTGTGGTACCGGCGCCCGATAACCAGAAACTGGCACAACTGCTGAAAGTGCCTTTGAATGAGGACGGCTTTTTCCTTGAGGCGCATATGAAGTTGCGGCCCGTGGACTTTAACACGGCGGGGATTTTTATGGCAGGTATGTGTCACGCGCCGCGGTTTATGAGTGAAACCATCGCGCAGGCGCTGGCGGCTGCGGCACGAGCCTGTGCGGTGATAAGTCAGAGTGAAATAACAACCCAGGCGGTAGTGGCACGAGTGCGCGAGCGCTGGTGCGTGGGCTGTGGCGTCTGCGAACGAATCTGTCAGTATGAGGCGGTGCGGGTAAACCCCGTGACGAAGAAGAGCGAGGTAACACCGGTCTTATGTCAGGGGTGCGGTGCCTGTGCCGCTGCCTGCCCGTCAAATGCAATTGAGTTGCAGGGGTTTGAGTCCCGACAGTTACTGTCAATGGTAGAGGAGGCGTTGTGA
- a CDS encoding CoB--CoM heterodisulfide reductase iron-sulfur subunit A family protein, giving the protein MKRVGVFICHCGINIAGVVKVPELKERVKNIDGVVSCVDYVYCCSDPGQKLIQDTIKAEQLEGVVVACCSPSLHEATFRKACEEAGLNRYLCEIANIREQCSWVTADRDAATSKAEGIIATIVEKVRHNQPLERVRVPMVKRCLVVGAGIAGIQAALDVANAGYEVVLVEKEPSIGGHMAQLSETFPTLDCSQCILTPRTVEAGRHPKIKLLTYSEVVDITGFVGNFRVKIRQKPRYVDIEKCTGCGICLEKCPVRVDAVFDRNLTRRRAIYRLFPQAVPNKVVIDADSCRQLQGKKCGVCAKVCPADAIRYDDQERFIEEEVGAIVLATGYELFDLSRLGYYGGGAVPDVIDGLAFERILSASGPFGGEVRRPSDGKVPKRVVFVQCAGSRDSTQGVPYCSKICCMYTAKHALLYKHRVHDGEAIVCYIDVRTPGKGFEEFYRRATDEGVKYLRGKVSKIFRQGDKVIVWAADTLAGKKIEIEADMVVLATAVVPNPAGVALARKLKVALDSNGFQTEAHPKLKPVETLTAGFFLAGCGQGPKDIPETVAQASAAAAKVLSMFGTTELFHEPVVAEVDEEVCVGCGNCQRTCAYEAVKVDPQRGKAVVQTAMCEGCGACAVSCPSGAINLKNWTKEALGRMVDVWR; this is encoded by the coding sequence ATGAAACGGGTTGGAGTTTTTATCTGTCACTGCGGGATTAACATTGCCGGTGTGGTGAAGGTGCCGGAGTTGAAAGAACGGGTAAAGAATATCGACGGCGTGGTGAGTTGTGTGGACTATGTGTACTGTTGCTCGGACCCGGGCCAGAAACTGATACAGGACACAATTAAGGCGGAGCAACTGGAAGGGGTGGTTGTTGCCTGCTGTTCGCCGAGTTTGCACGAAGCGACATTTCGTAAGGCGTGTGAGGAGGCAGGGCTGAACCGGTATCTGTGCGAAATTGCCAACATTCGGGAGCAATGCTCCTGGGTTACCGCAGACCGGGATGCGGCAACGAGTAAAGCAGAGGGTATTATCGCGACAATCGTTGAAAAGGTGCGGCACAATCAGCCGCTGGAGCGGGTCCGGGTGCCGATGGTGAAGCGCTGTTTAGTTGTTGGTGCGGGCATCGCCGGAATCCAGGCGGCGCTGGATGTGGCGAATGCGGGTTACGAAGTTGTGCTGGTTGAGAAAGAGCCTTCAATTGGCGGTCATATGGCACAGTTGTCAGAAACTTTTCCGACGCTGGACTGTTCGCAGTGTATTCTCACCCCGCGAACGGTAGAGGCAGGCCGGCACCCAAAGATTAAGTTGTTGACCTATTCTGAGGTGGTGGATATCACCGGATTTGTTGGTAACTTTCGGGTGAAAATTCGACAGAAGCCGCGCTATGTGGACATTGAAAAGTGTACCGGTTGCGGGATTTGCCTTGAGAAATGTCCGGTGCGGGTTGATGCCGTTTTTGACCGCAATCTGACGCGACGCCGGGCGATTTACCGGCTATTTCCTCAGGCGGTGCCGAATAAGGTGGTGATTGATGCGGACAGTTGCCGGCAGTTGCAGGGGAAGAAGTGCGGGGTGTGTGCGAAGGTGTGTCCGGCAGATGCGATTCGTTACGATGACCAGGAGCGGTTTATTGAGGAGGAGGTGGGCGCAATTGTTCTTGCGACCGGGTATGAGTTGTTTGACCTAAGCCGGCTGGGTTATTACGGTGGTGGTGCGGTGCCGGATGTGATTGATGGTCTGGCTTTTGAGCGGATTCTTTCCGCGTCCGGACCTTTCGGGGGTGAAGTAAGGAGGCCCTCGGATGGTAAAGTGCCCAAGAGGGTGGTTTTTGTGCAGTGTGCCGGTTCCCGCGACTCAACCCAGGGCGTGCCTTACTGTTCAAAGATTTGCTGTATGTACACCGCGAAGCATGCCCTTTTATACAAACACCGGGTGCATGACGGTGAGGCGATTGTCTGTTATATCGATGTTCGGACCCCGGGTAAGGGTTTTGAAGAGTTTTACCGGCGGGCAACCGACGAAGGCGTCAAGTACCTGCGCGGTAAGGTTTCAAAAATTTTCCGGCAAGGTGATAAGGTGATTGTCTGGGCAGCAGACACGCTCGCCGGTAAGAAGATTGAGATTGAGGCGGATATGGTTGTATTGGCAACCGCCGTGGTGCCCAATCCGGCGGGTGTGGCGCTGGCACGCAAGTTGAAAGTGGCGCTGGATTCCAATGGTTTTCAGACCGAGGCGCATCCCAAATTGAAGCCGGTTGAGACCCTTACCGCGGGATTTTTCCTTGCGGGTTGCGGTCAGGGACCAAAGGACATTCCGGAGACGGTGGCGCAGGCATCCGCAGCGGCGGCAAAGGTATTGTCGATGTTTGGAACAACCGAGCTTTTCCACGAACCGGTGGTGGCGGAGGTTGATGAGGAGGTTTGCGTCGGGTGCGGTAACTGTCAGCGCACCTGTGCCTATGAAGCGGTTAAGGTTGACCCGCAACGCGGGAAAGCGGTTGTTCAGACGGCGATGTGCGAAGGTTGTGGTGCCTGCGCGGTTTCCTGTCCTTCCGGAGCGATTAATTTAAAGAACTGGACGAAAGAGGCGCTGGGAAGGATGGTGGATGTATGGAGATAG
- a CDS encoding CoB--CoM heterodisulfide reductase iron-sulfur subunit B family protein yields MRLLYYPGCTLYSKAKNLDLCGRRTAERLGVTLDELPSWNCCGAIFNTGSDDLAGQVGPVRVLAKASQLGDKLVTLCAACYNVLKRARARLNAPGNELERQRIMEFVDEKMERDVKVVHYLEVLKQDIGWEAIRSRVVKPLQGLNVASYYGCLMVRPREVLSFDDPENPMVMDELVATLGGEPVRFEFKTECCGGYLVVNRREVAQDCSMRVVDNARNWGAELIVTTCPLCQYNLEIAQKRGRAEAQNVPVLYFTQLLGLALGLPQEELGFEDNKLDPVGFLKEKGLL; encoded by the coding sequence ATGAGACTGTTGTATTATCCCGGTTGTACTTTGTACTCTAAGGCGAAGAATCTTGACCTTTGCGGCAGGAGGACAGCAGAACGGCTCGGGGTAACGCTCGACGAGTTACCATCCTGGAACTGTTGCGGGGCGATTTTTAATACCGGCAGTGATGACCTGGCAGGACAGGTTGGGCCGGTGCGGGTGCTGGCGAAGGCAAGTCAGTTGGGAGATAAGTTGGTTACGCTCTGTGCCGCCTGCTACAATGTTTTGAAACGGGCGCGGGCACGGCTCAATGCACCCGGGAACGAACTGGAACGGCAGCGGATTATGGAGTTTGTGGACGAGAAGATGGAACGGGATGTGAAGGTGGTGCATTACCTTGAGGTTTTGAAGCAGGATATCGGCTGGGAGGCGATTCGGAGCCGGGTGGTGAAGCCGCTGCAGGGTTTGAATGTTGCCTCTTATTACGGCTGTTTGATGGTGCGGCCCAGGGAGGTTTTAAGTTTCGATGACCCGGAGAATCCGATGGTGATGGATGAACTGGTTGCCACTTTAGGAGGGGAACCGGTGCGGTTTGAGTTTAAGACCGAGTGCTGTGGCGGTTATCTCGTGGTGAATCGGCGTGAGGTTGCACAGGACTGTTCAATGCGGGTGGTAGACAACGCCCGGAATTGGGGTGCCGAGTTGATTGTGACAACCTGTCCCCTGTGTCAGTACAATCTTGAGATAGCGCAGAAGCGGGGAAGGGCGGAAGCGCAGAATGTGCCGGTTTTGTACTTCACTCAGCTTTTGGGTCTGGCGCTGGGTTTGCCGCAGGAGGAGTTGGGTTTTGAGGACAACAAATTGGACCCGGTGGGTTTCTTAAAAGAGAAAGGGTTGTTGTGA
- a CDS encoding 4Fe-4S dicluster domain-containing protein: MNRTPDEMVREIEILSGQRIADCYQCGCCSAGCPIGTAMEPPPSKAIRLLQLGRVEELLGSEGIWLCASCLVCGTRCPRGVDYARIAEACRLLVLRTKRSVVDPDVVVHADLEDVPQQAFIASFRKFSV, from the coding sequence ATGAATAGAACACCAGACGAGATGGTGCGCGAGATAGAGATTTTGTCCGGGCAGCGCATTGCCGACTGTTATCAGTGCGGATGCTGTAGTGCCGGCTGTCCGATCGGGACTGCGATGGAGCCACCGCCCAGTAAGGCGATTCGGCTTTTGCAGTTGGGACGGGTTGAGGAGTTGCTGGGAAGCGAGGGAATCTGGCTTTGTGCGTCCTGTCTCGTTTGCGGGACACGGTGTCCAAGGGGGGTAGATTATGCGCGAATCGCCGAGGCGTGCCGGTTGCTGGTTTTACGTACAAAACGGAGCGTTGTTGACCCGGATGTTGTTGTGCACGCCGACCTTGAGGATGTACCCCAGCAGGCGTTTATCGCCAGTTTCCGAAAGTTTTCGGTATGA
- a CDS encoding FAD/NAD(P)-binding protein — translation MGGNPYQPLPVRIERVTVENEARDLKSFDLRFVNQGERERWQFLPGQFAFLSIAGVGEAPFGIASAPDEELLKFTVKRVGAFTTALHEMEEGAIIGLRGPFGSAYPWTLMQGRDVLIVSGGFSFTTLRAVIVHILKKENRPNYGRLVVVYGARTPGELLYKEELRAWKTNPELELVLCADRVCGGELFGFEGANQGEGKDAVQEGLVPEILKGVKIEADKAVALVCGPPIMLRFTHPVLKEMGFKPEQVFLSLENRMKCGIGKCGHCNIGPKYVCKDGPVFCYEELLRLPEDY, via the coding sequence ATGGGCGGTAATCCTTATCAGCCTTTACCGGTGCGGATTGAGCGGGTAACGGTGGAGAATGAGGCCCGGGATTTGAAGAGTTTTGATTTGCGGTTTGTCAATCAAGGGGAAAGGGAAAGATGGCAGTTTTTGCCCGGGCAGTTTGCCTTTCTTTCTATTGCCGGTGTTGGTGAGGCACCGTTCGGGATTGCGAGTGCGCCCGATGAGGAGTTGTTGAAGTTTACCGTGAAGCGGGTGGGCGCATTTACCACCGCCCTCCATGAAATGGAGGAGGGCGCGATTATCGGGTTGCGCGGACCTTTTGGTTCCGCCTATCCCTGGACGCTGATGCAGGGTCGGGATGTTTTAATCGTGTCGGGTGGTTTTTCTTTTACAACGCTGCGCGCGGTGATTGTGCACATTCTTAAAAAAGAAAATCGTCCCAACTACGGCAGACTGGTTGTAGTTTATGGTGCCCGCACCCCGGGCGAGTTGCTTTACAAAGAGGAGTTGAGGGCGTGGAAGACAAACCCGGAACTGGAGCTTGTTTTGTGTGCGGACCGGGTGTGCGGGGGTGAGTTGTTTGGCTTCGAGGGCGCAAATCAGGGAGAAGGTAAAGATGCGGTGCAGGAGGGCCTGGTGCCCGAGATTTTAAAAGGGGTTAAGATTGAAGCCGATAAGGCGGTGGCGCTGGTGTGCGGACCGCCAATTATGCTGCGTTTTACCCATCCGGTTTTGAAGGAGATGGGTTTTAAGCCCGAGCAGGTTTTTCTGTCGCTCGAGAATCGGATGAAGTGCGGCATCGGTAAGTGCGGGCACTGTAACATTGGACCGAAGTATGTATGTAAAGATGGACCGGTCTTTTGTTATGAGGAGTTACTGCGGCTCCCGGAGGATTACTAA